The following coding sequences lie in one Synechococcus sp. PCC 7336 genomic window:
- the glpK gene encoding glycerol kinase GlpK yields the protein MSYILALDLGTTGNRAILFDASGQAIAQAYKEFTQYYPQPGWLEHDASEIWRDTQAVIREVFAGSGIAPTAVKSVGLTVQRETCLLWDKATGVPLHRAIVWQDRRTAANCDRLRDEGHAQTIAERTGLVLDAYFSATKLSWLLNEVKQAQPDLDLNNVLAGTIDTWILWNLTGRQVHATDHSNASRTMLFNLDSGDWDDTLLDLFGIPRQLLPEIKPSLGEFGRFEPSICDAELPITAILGDQQAALFAHGCDRPGLMKCTYGTGCFLVSHTGAEMARSQNQLLTTVAWTEQTNGSGFKAGYALEGSMFTGGACIQWLRDGLKIIQSSAETEEIARSVPDSDGVFFVPALSGLGAPHWDMSARGAFLGITGGVQREHMVRAVLEAIAYQVCEIVECVNLDLGTPIRRLKVDGGACQNNFLMQFQADVAGIEVERPAIADATAQGAAFAAGLAVGFYPSYAEMVAQRQIDRVFVPGEGAQQAQQNFGLWKEAVKRAKHWAV from the coding sequence GTGAGTTATATTCTGGCCCTCGATCTCGGCACCACAGGCAATCGCGCCATCTTATTTGACGCTAGCGGCCAAGCGATCGCTCAAGCATACAAAGAATTCACCCAGTACTATCCCCAACCGGGCTGGCTGGAGCACGACGCTAGCGAAATTTGGCGGGATACCCAAGCGGTGATTCGGGAGGTGTTTGCCGGTTCCGGCATTGCGCCTACTGCCGTCAAGTCGGTGGGGCTGACGGTGCAGCGGGAAACCTGCTTGCTCTGGGATAAAGCCACTGGAGTGCCTTTGCACAGAGCGATTGTGTGGCAGGATCGCCGCACGGCGGCCAACTGCGATCGCCTGCGGGACGAGGGACATGCCCAAACGATTGCAGAACGCACGGGATTGGTGCTGGACGCTTATTTCTCGGCCACCAAGTTGAGTTGGCTGTTGAACGAAGTCAAGCAAGCTCAGCCGGATCTGGACCTGAATAATGTCTTGGCGGGGACTATTGACACTTGGATCTTGTGGAATCTAACGGGCAGGCAAGTTCACGCCACCGACCACAGCAACGCCAGCCGCACGATGCTGTTCAACCTCGACTCGGGCGATTGGGACGATACGCTGCTCGATCTGTTCGGCATTCCTCGCCAACTACTGCCGGAGATTAAGCCGAGCCTGGGGGAATTTGGCCGGTTCGAACCCTCTATTTGCGATGCAGAACTGCCCATTACCGCCATTTTGGGGGATCAACAGGCGGCCCTGTTTGCCCACGGCTGCGATCGCCCCGGATTGATGAAATGCACCTACGGCACCGGCTGCTTCCTGGTCTCCCATACGGGGGCAGAGATGGCGCGATCGCAGAATCAATTGCTCACAACGGTGGCCTGGACAGAACAAACGAACGGGAGCGGATTCAAGGCGGGTTATGCCCTAGAAGGCAGCATGTTTACGGGGGGTGCCTGCATTCAATGGCTGCGGGATGGTTTGAAAATCATTCAGTCTTCTGCGGAGACGGAGGAGATTGCCCGCTCGGTCCCCGACAGCGACGGCGTCTTTTTTGTCCCTGCCCTCAGCGGTTTGGGGGCTCCCCATTGGGATATGAGCGCGCGCGGCGCATTTTTGGGCATTACCGGCGGCGTACAGCGAGAGCATATGGTGCGGGCGGTGTTGGAGGCGATCGCCTATCAGGTGTGCGAGATTGTGGAGTGCGTCAATCTCGACCTCGGTACCCCTATCCGGCGGCTGAAGGTGGACGGGGGGGCCTGTCAAAATAATTTCTTGATGCAGTTTCAGGCGGATGTTGCCGGGATTGAAGTGGAACGTCCGGCGATCGCCGATGCGACGGCACAGGGGGCGGCGTTTGCGGCGGGTTTGGCGGTGGGGTTTTACCCCAGCTATGCCGAGATGGTGGCGCAGCGGCAGATCGATCGCGTGTTTGTGCCGGGGGAGGGGGCGCAGCAGGCGCAGCAGAATTTTGGCTTGTGGAAGGAGGCGGTGAAGCGGGCGAAGCATTGGGCGGTTTGA
- a CDS encoding DUF6883 domain-containing protein has product MKIPDIAVISNEKITQYLLVRKTRNDKSKFLARAGFTPDNPAALKLAIRSIARSGEAVEARRNEYGVFYQVAGELAGINGVTLPVVTIWLQQQADGTFKFVTLKPLKEGRS; this is encoded by the coding sequence GTGAAGATTCCAGACATTGCCGTCATATCCAACGAGAAGATAACCCAGTACTTACTCGTTCGGAAAACCAGGAACGATAAATCAAAATTCCTGGCAAGGGCAGGGTTTACACCCGATAATCCCGCAGCACTGAAGTTAGCTATCCGGTCCATTGCCCGATCTGGTGAAGCAGTTGAAGCAAGAAGAAACGAGTATGGCGTCTTTTATCAGGTTGCCGGAGAGTTGGCTGGCATCAATGGTGTAACCCTTCCTGTGGTTACAATTTGGCTACAACAGCAGGCCGATGGCACATTCAAGTTCGTGACTCTCAAACCTTTGAAGGAAGGGCGATCGTGA
- a CDS encoding YaiI/YqxD family protein — MQIWVDADACPNAIKDILLRAAKRVQIPVTLVANQPLPPIASPLISAIQVPPGLNGADDRIVAELQPGDLVVTADIPLAAEAIAKGGYALNPRGELYTKNSIRERLALRNFMDELRSGGVDTGGPAAFGQRDRQAFANQLDRFLTKHYRSDRR, encoded by the coding sequence ATGCAAATTTGGGTGGATGCAGATGCTTGTCCGAATGCGATTAAAGACATTTTGTTGCGGGCAGCAAAGCGGGTGCAGATTCCAGTGACGTTGGTGGCCAATCAGCCGCTGCCGCCGATCGCCTCGCCCTTGATTTCAGCCATTCAGGTCCCACCCGGATTGAATGGGGCAGACGATCGCATCGTGGCAGAACTGCAGCCCGGAGACTTGGTTGTGACTGCAGATATTCCGCTAGCAGCAGAGGCGATCGCAAAGGGCGGTTACGCCCTCAACCCGAGGGGGGAGTTGTATACGAAGAATTCGATCCGGGAGCGGTTGGCATTGCGCAATTTTATGGACGAGTTGCGCAGTGGTGGCGTGGATACGGGGGGACCAGCGGCCTTCGGCCAGCGCGATCGGCAAGCTTTTGCCAATCAGTTAGATCGCTTTCTCACCAAACATTATCGGTCAGACCGGCGATAA
- a CDS encoding YcjF family protein gives MSPSLKLAIYLALFGIFVGLLVWLIRTFLDLIYAVRFTPWLTYILVGILAAILLGCLAAAGYFLIVLTRSPQSAQSSPSQKKLPESASEKQAATRDRLAAVQQQLHQIEDEVAREAIAAKAAAIDRNLANQRLKLAIFGTGSAGKTSVLNALLGKTVGTVGAELGTTTASALHRWQLPGIADPIDILDSPGILEIGAAGLDREGEAKAQAAAADLLLFIVDGDLTQSEYEPLMALAELGKRSLLVLNKADRYTESEQAQLLAQLRERVQGTIAFEDVILAAAHPQPIVVAGQSYAVEPKLKELKQRIHQVLLAEGRSLVLDNALLQSEQLSAEARRILGQQMEKEAEKVVERFQWIVTAAVFANPLPVVDLLAAAAINAQMVVEIGGVYGCKLNLARGKELAYSLAKTLAGMGLIEGSIQLMTGVMAAIAEVTPIGFLVTAPIQAASAGYLTRIAGRSFIEYFKRDGSWGAEGIETIVEQQVQRAEREKWLEPFVKDTVRRFLG, from the coding sequence ATGTCGCCATCGCTCAAACTGGCCATCTATCTCGCCCTCTTCGGCATCTTCGTGGGCCTCTTGGTCTGGCTGATCCGCACCTTTCTCGATCTGATTTATGCCGTTCGCTTCACCCCTTGGCTGACCTATATCTTAGTTGGGATCTTGGCTGCTATCCTGCTAGGCTGCCTCGCAGCCGCCGGATATTTCCTCATCGTGCTCACCCGATCGCCGCAATCCGCCCAGTCATCCCCCAGCCAAAAGAAACTCCCCGAATCGGCCAGCGAAAAGCAGGCCGCCACCCGAGATCGTCTCGCTGCCGTGCAGCAACAACTCCACCAAATCGAAGACGAAGTGGCCCGAGAGGCGATCGCCGCTAAAGCCGCCGCCATCGATCGCAACCTCGCCAACCAGCGACTCAAACTCGCGATCTTCGGCACGGGCTCGGCAGGTAAAACCTCCGTTCTCAATGCCTTGCTGGGCAAGACGGTGGGGACAGTCGGAGCCGAGTTGGGCACCACCACTGCTTCCGCCCTACACCGCTGGCAACTGCCGGGGATTGCCGACCCCATCGACATCCTCGATAGCCCCGGCATTTTAGAAATTGGCGCGGCAGGGCTCGATCGCGAAGGGGAAGCGAAAGCTCAGGCTGCGGCTGCCGACCTGCTGTTATTCATCGTCGATGGCGATCTGACCCAATCGGAATACGAACCCCTGATGGCCCTAGCAGAGTTGGGCAAGCGATCGCTACTCGTGCTCAACAAAGCCGATCGCTACACCGAATCCGAGCAGGCGCAGTTGCTGGCCCAGTTGCGCGAACGGGTGCAAGGAACAATTGCCTTCGAAGACGTCATTTTGGCGGCGGCACATCCTCAGCCAATTGTGGTGGCAGGGCAGAGCTATGCGGTGGAACCCAAGCTAAAAGAGCTCAAGCAGCGGATTCATCAGGTGTTGTTGGCGGAGGGGCGATCGCTGGTGCTGGACAATGCTTTGCTGCAATCGGAGCAGTTGAGTGCCGAGGCCCGCCGGATTCTGGGCCAGCAGATGGAAAAGGAAGCGGAGAAAGTGGTGGAGCGGTTTCAGTGGATTGTCACGGCGGCGGTGTTTGCCAATCCTTTGCCGGTGGTGGATCTGCTGGCGGCGGCTGCCATTAACGCCCAGATGGTGGTGGAAATTGGCGGGGTATACGGCTGCAAACTCAATCTCGCGCGGGGGAAAGAGTTGGCCTATTCGCTGGCAAAAACGTTGGCGGGCATGGGGTTGATTGAAGGCAGCATTCAGTTGATGACGGGAGTGATGGCGGCGATCGCCGAGGTTACGCCAATCGGTTTTTTAGTCACCGCTCCGATCCAGGCGGCGAGTGCGGGCTATTTGACGCGGATCGCGGGGCGCAGTTTTATCGAATATTTCAAGCGCGATGGCAGTTGGGGGGCTGAGGGGATTGAGACAATCGTGGAACAACAGGTGCAGCGGGCAGAGCGAGAGAAGTGGTTGGAGCCATTTGTGAAAGATACCGTGCGGCGGTTTTTGGGTTGA
- a CDS encoding cation:proton antiporter — translation METLLNEVASTPLLGFTLLLLVVLTLPPLFERLRLPGLVGLLFAGVVLGPAGLQLLDPASETIKLLSDIGKIYLMFVAGLEIDLDDFRKQKYQALGFGLATFLLPLAAGTLVGYGFGFGWNASILLGSLLASHTLLGYPIVRQLGVANSPAVTATIGATIFTDIAALLVLAICISIHSGEFTATTLVVQLAVVALYAALVLFGLDWAGRKYFQLVGDEESNQFLFVLLAVFIVSAGAQVINVDKIVGAFLAGLAINDVVGRSPVEDKVVFVGSTLFIPFFFVGMGLIIDLDQFIAAFASDLGLIAAILAALFGGKFLAAVTARLLYRYGWNETATMWSLSLPQVAATLAAALAGFNAGLLPQAIFNAVIVLMLVTAVAGPILTAKFAPHISAATLPEDGGATSSAEADTFLNAPLGKPFTVMVPVANPKTERNLIELGALLVKHETGRLLPLAIAKGHVRMDAPELDEGLQQAQALLRQAVEVGHEFGVEAKPWIRISDDIARGISRSAKEAKADLLLLGWSSSTRLTERLAGSVVDSVFWAAHCPVAVVRLVQEPVEIDRILVPVRDLSSNSQHAIEFALLFADTHNAKVKLFHVSKYATREEMEAFESEMLAIAERTQLPVPVIAKVIRYDNVARAIVKTAKRYDMVMLRSIRRRTSGGLAISDLSTQVLERLSCSVVLLGEPQA, via the coding sequence ATGGAAACCCTTCTGAACGAAGTTGCCAGTACCCCGCTGCTGGGCTTTACGCTGCTGCTATTGGTAGTGCTCACCCTGCCCCCTCTGTTCGAGCGACTGCGGTTGCCTGGTTTGGTGGGTTTGCTCTTCGCCGGCGTCGTGTTGGGGCCAGCAGGGCTGCAATTACTCGATCCCGCCTCCGAAACCATCAAACTGCTTTCGGATATCGGCAAGATCTATCTGATGTTTGTGGCCGGTCTGGAAATCGATCTAGACGACTTTCGCAAGCAAAAATATCAAGCGTTGGGGTTTGGCCTCGCCACCTTTTTGCTGCCGTTGGCGGCAGGAACCCTGGTTGGCTACGGCTTTGGCTTCGGCTGGAATGCATCGATATTGCTGGGCTCGCTCCTAGCCTCCCACACCTTGCTGGGATATCCTATCGTGCGCCAGCTAGGGGTTGCCAACAGTCCGGCAGTCACCGCCACCATTGGTGCCACCATCTTTACAGATATTGCCGCTCTGCTGGTGCTGGCGATCTGCATCTCCATCCATAGTGGAGAGTTTACTGCCACCACGCTGGTCGTTCAATTGGCGGTCGTGGCGCTCTATGCCGCTCTAGTTCTGTTTGGCTTGGATTGGGCCGGACGCAAATATTTCCAGTTGGTGGGGGACGAAGAAAGCAATCAATTCCTGTTTGTTCTGCTCGCAGTCTTTATTGTCTCGGCTGGCGCACAGGTGATTAATGTCGACAAAATTGTGGGTGCCTTTCTAGCCGGGTTGGCCATTAACGATGTGGTGGGTCGCAGTCCTGTAGAAGACAAGGTGGTTTTTGTGGGCAGCACCCTGTTCATTCCCTTCTTTTTTGTGGGGATGGGCCTGATTATCGATCTCGACCAATTTATTGCGGCATTTGCCTCCGATTTGGGCTTAATCGCAGCCATTTTAGCGGCATTGTTTGGCGGAAAATTTTTAGCGGCGGTGACAGCACGGCTGCTCTACAGATATGGCTGGAACGAGACCGCGACAATGTGGTCCCTGTCGCTACCGCAGGTGGCTGCGACATTGGCGGCAGCCTTGGCAGGCTTTAATGCCGGCTTGCTACCGCAGGCCATATTTAACGCAGTGATTGTGCTGATGTTAGTGACAGCCGTTGCCGGTCCGATCTTGACCGCTAAGTTTGCGCCACATATCTCTGCTGCGACACTGCCAGAGGATGGCGGTGCGACCTCGTCCGCCGAGGCGGATACTTTCCTCAATGCCCCCCTAGGCAAACCCTTTACGGTGATGGTGCCGGTGGCCAACCCCAAAACTGAGCGGAACTTAATTGAGTTGGGTGCTCTATTGGTCAAGCACGAAACTGGGCGATTGCTTCCGCTCGCGATCGCCAAAGGCCACGTCCGTATGGATGCCCCCGAACTGGACGAAGGCTTGCAACAAGCACAAGCACTGTTACGGCAAGCTGTGGAGGTGGGCCACGAATTCGGGGTCGAAGCTAAGCCGTGGATTCGTATCAGTGACGATATTGCTAGGGGAATTAGCCGTTCGGCTAAGGAAGCCAAAGCGGATTTACTCTTGCTGGGGTGGAGTAGCAGCACCCGCTTGACAGAGCGGTTGGCGGGCAGTGTGGTGGATAGCGTGTTTTGGGCGGCCCACTGTCCGGTAGCAGTGGTGCGATTGGTGCAAGAGCCCGTCGAGATCGATCGCATTCTCGTGCCCGTGCGCGATCTCTCCTCCAACTCCCAACACGCGATCGAGTTCGCTCTGTTATTTGCCGACACCCACAACGCTAAAGTGAAGCTATTCCACGTCTCCAAATATGCCACGCGCGAGGAAATGGAGGCGTTTGAAAGCGAAATGCTGGCAATCGCCGAGCGCACGCAATTACCCGTACCGGTCATTGCTAAAGTGATTCGCTACGACAATGTGGCCCGCGCGATCGTAAAAACTGCCAAGCGCTATGACATGGTGATGTTGCGTTCCATTCGCCGCAGAACCAGTGGCGGTTTGGCCATCAGCGATCTTTCTACGCAAGTGTTAGAGCGCTTGTCCTGTTCTGTTGTTTTGTTGGGGGAGCCGCAGGCTTGA
- the stpA gene encoding glucosylglycerol 3-phosphatase: MSAKLHPLLNDPPLSLNTHKLAHLLGSTPNVLIVQDLDGVCMELVKDPLDRQIDPTYVVATQQFDRHFYVLTNGEHVGTRGMNVIVERAFGDRDRVRSEGLYLPGLAAGGVQWQDRFGNLDCPGVSSAELSFLAAVPGRIQRCLRQFIEQHPEALPSQEADRCIQSSLLDNMASPTANLNTFHAALGDRTDLYIELQRRVLDLMQTLLAEAATGGLNDSFFLHLAPNLGRDEIGNERIRWASDTDSGTTDFQLMLRGAVKEAGVLALLNRYYRQRTGEFPLGENFSARQAPKEHSALLELVLENFDPAAMPAIVGVGDTVNSSVVQAQERLEVRRGGSDRNFLQLVQDIGRTFNVGNVVAYIDSSGGEVKNRKPVRVDRNNPEKPVAIEGPGDPLDEAEPLTLDLVFAGGHREYISVFRAAAQQRAENF; encoded by the coding sequence ATGTCTGCCAAGCTGCATCCCCTCCTCAACGATCCCCCGCTCTCCCTCAACACCCACAAACTGGCCCATCTACTGGGCAGTACCCCCAATGTGCTGATTGTCCAAGACCTCGATGGGGTCTGTATGGAATTGGTCAAAGATCCCCTCGATCGCCAGATCGACCCTACTTATGTGGTGGCCACCCAGCAATTCGATCGCCATTTTTACGTGCTCACCAACGGCGAGCATGTGGGAACGCGGGGGATGAATGTCATTGTGGAACGGGCCTTCGGCGATCGCGATCGGGTTCGATCGGAAGGGCTGTACTTGCCCGGTTTGGCGGCCGGTGGCGTGCAGTGGCAAGACCGCTTTGGCAACCTCGATTGTCCTGGGGTCAGCTCGGCAGAACTGTCCTTTTTGGCTGCTGTGCCGGGGCGCATTCAGAGGTGTTTGCGGCAATTTATCGAGCAGCATCCCGAGGCATTACCTTCGCAGGAAGCCGATCGCTGCATTCAGTCCTCCCTGTTGGATAACATGGCCTCCCCCACCGCGAACCTAAACACCTTTCACGCGGCATTGGGCGATCGCACCGACCTCTACATCGAGTTGCAACGGCGGGTGTTGGATTTGATGCAAACACTCTTGGCAGAAGCGGCGACGGGAGGGCTAAATGATTCTTTCTTCTTACACTTGGCTCCCAATTTAGGGCGAGATGAGATAGGCAACGAGCGCATTCGCTGGGCGAGCGATACCGATTCGGGCACAACGGATTTTCAATTGATGTTGCGGGGGGCGGTGAAAGAGGCTGGGGTTTTGGCGCTGCTCAATCGCTATTACCGCCAGCGCACGGGGGAGTTTCCGTTGGGAGAAAACTTTAGTGCCCGCCAAGCACCGAAAGAACACAGTGCTTTGTTGGAATTGGTGTTGGAAAATTTCGACCCTGCGGCAATGCCGGCGATCGTGGGGGTGGGGGATACGGTCAATAGCTCTGTGGTGCAGGCGCAGGAACGGCTAGAGGTGCGGCGGGGGGGTAGCGATCGCAATTTTCTGCAGCTCGTTCAAGATATTGGTCGCACGTTTAATGTGGGCAATGTGGTGGCTTATATCGACAGCAGCGGTGGAGAGGTGAAAAATCGCAAGCCCGTCAGGGTGGATCGCAATAATCCCGAGAAACCAGTGGCGATCGAGGGGCCGGGAGACCCATTGGATGAGGCGGAACCGCTGACGTTGGATCTGGTGTTTGCGGGGGGGCATCGAGAATATATTTCAGTGTTTCGAGCGGCGGCGCAGCAGCGAGCAGAGAATTTTTGA
- a CDS encoding DMT family transporter: MGSTVEDVWEPPNATIAQQDLADGQHQPPGSAAFLTLCIALLSISFAPIFIRLSETELGANGTVFNRLFIFVLVFGLGRAIAGRLAPADESESSEPPTGQQWILLASVGVISILSLVLWAISLQYTTVAKSMLLNNLTPIFTSLGSWTIFGKQFDRRFLLGMAIALSGAIGLGLEDVNGAEGLLVGDIFALLSAVFLGGYFLIVEQLRSRFSATTILLWRGAIGSLLLLPLVLVVEGQVLPTTEVAIFAVLGLGLVSEGMGQRLLADCMDKFSSSFICLFLLLEPIVSAILAWVIFVERLSPTTWIGFAVVLTGLYLAKSSRSAAQGPTEELELEAIAVESVAD; this comes from the coding sequence ATGGGCAGCACCGTGGAAGACGTTTGGGAACCTCCCAACGCAACGATCGCTCAGCAGGATCTCGCCGACGGTCAGCATCAGCCGCCCGGTTCCGCTGCCTTTCTTACCCTTTGCATTGCCCTACTCTCCATTTCCTTCGCGCCAATTTTCATTCGCCTGAGCGAAACGGAGTTGGGGGCTAACGGGACGGTATTCAACCGCCTCTTCATTTTTGTTTTGGTGTTTGGGCTGGGTCGGGCGATCGCTGGAAGGCTTGCGCCTGCGGACGAGTCTGAGTCGTCCGAGCCTCCGACTGGCCAGCAATGGATATTGTTAGCCAGCGTCGGGGTGATTTCCATTCTCTCGTTGGTGCTGTGGGCAATTTCACTGCAATACACCACGGTGGCCAAGAGCATGTTGTTGAACAATCTCACCCCTATTTTCACCAGCTTGGGCAGTTGGACGATTTTTGGCAAACAGTTCGATCGCCGCTTTTTGCTAGGGATGGCAATCGCCTTGTCGGGGGCGATTGGCTTGGGCTTGGAGGATGTCAATGGTGCCGAGGGGCTGCTGGTTGGAGATATCTTCGCATTGCTTTCGGCGGTGTTTTTGGGTGGCTATTTCCTGATAGTGGAGCAACTGCGCAGTCGGTTTTCAGCGACGACGATTTTGCTGTGGAGAGGGGCGATTGGCAGCCTGTTGCTGTTGCCCCTGGTGTTAGTTGTCGAGGGACAAGTGCTTCCCACCACCGAGGTTGCCATCTTTGCGGTGCTCGGGTTGGGGCTGGTGAGTGAAGGGATGGGCCAGCGTCTTTTGGCCGATTGTATGGACAAATTCTCCTCCAGCTTTATTTGCTTGTTTTTGCTGTTAGAGCCGATTGTGAGTGCGATTTTGGCCTGGGTGATTTTTGTGGAGCGTCTCAGCCCCACCACTTGGATTGGGTTTGCGGTGGTGTTAACCGGGCTATATTTGGCGAAATCTAGCCGTTCGGCCGCGCAAGGCCCAACTGAGGAGCTGGAGTTGGAGGCGATCGCTGTAGAGTCTGTCGCCGACTGA